The DNA segment TTCTTCAAGGTGTTCGAAGATGTCTTTCAAAAGACCATTGGAGTCTTGCATACCAATTTGGCATACTGTAGAGCCTACACAGGACACGGAGCGACGGAAGTCATTTTCTGCACTGTCATCTGTTAATTCTGCAATTTTACGAGCCTCATCAGCAGTAAGGTTGATGAAGAACAATGCTTGGTCCGGCGCAATACGAGCTTCCACTTGATCCAGTGTTACTGCATAATCGAGAGCAGCCAATAGATGTTCTACATTAGCGTCGCCACCTGCCGGATGGTATTCAACGTAGTATAAACCTTCTTGTTTTTGACGGTGAATACGATCATTTTCCACAGAATTATCACGCTTACCTGTTTTTGTAATTTCACAAGCATAATCAGCAGGATTAATTGTTAATTGTTCAACTTCTTTCACCATCGCCAATGTTTCTTCATAGGTCTTGATGAAAGCTTCCGCTCCACCCATTTCAGCAGGCATGTAGCGAGTACGAGCCTTACCACGGTTTTTGAAATTTCCATGGTTAGCAAAGACCATAAGCATAGCTTTCACATGGTACAAAACATCCTCAGGCGCCACATCGTGCGCTACAGGAATACCAATGCGAGGATTTGGGCCAATACCACCACAAGCATATACATCAAAGGTATTGTGTTTTGTTAAATTGAAACCAAGGTCCTTGAATGTAGCATGAGGCGTACTATCGAAGCCATTATCGATACCCATTTTAAATTTGCGAGGAATTTTGATGTAGAACATTTGCTCTAGAAGGAACTCGCTAATAGCCGTTGCATATGGCGTAATATCTAAGGTTTCACGAGGATCAATACCGCGTAAAATACTCGCCACTACATTTGGATTGTCCCCACCAGCACCGCGGTTATAGATACCGTGATCATAGCATTCTTTATAGAGATTTAAAATTGTATCACCATCGAGGCCATGCATTTGCAAGCATTGGCCGGTAGTAAAATGTACGTGTTGTAAGTTATATTTACGGATAGAGTCAGCTAAGAACTGCATGTGCTGATGCGTCATGCGTCCCCCATTGAAGCGCCAACGGCTCATACCAGAGTTAGCACCGCGCTCGGCGTAACTACCATAGGCCCCAGATTGACCTTTATAATCCGCAATAGACATTTCTTTCTTATAGAATTTATGCGTCATATCTTCAAACTTTGGATAGTCTGCAATTAATCGATCTTTCAATTCTT comes from the Veillonella dispar genome and includes:
- a CDS encoding nitrite/sulfite reductase — encoded protein: MITQELKDRLIADYPKFEDMTHKFYKKEMSIADYKGQSGAYGSYAERGANSGMSRWRFNGGRMTHQHMQFLADSIRKYNLQHVHFTTGQCLQMHGLDGDTILNLYKECYDHGIYNRGAGGDNPNVVASILRGIDPRETLDITPYATAISEFLLEQMFYIKIPRKFKMGIDNGFDSTPHATFKDLGFNLTKHNTFDVYACGGIGPNPRIGIPVAHDVAPEDVLYHVKAMLMVFANHGNFKNRGKARTRYMPAEMGGAEAFIKTYEETLAMVKEVEQLTINPADYACEITKTGKRDNSVENDRIHRQKQEGLYYVEYHPAGGDANVEHLLAALDYAVTLDQVEARIAPDQALFFINLTADEARKIAELTDDSAENDFRRSVSCVGSTVCQIGMQDSNGLLKDIFEHLEEKGVDTSKLPRLHISGCPHSCGTHQIGEIGFHGAVKLVDKKPTVAFILVDGGSEHMGSENFGKMAGNIVATKIPEFLEALANILNQSPEPDFGTWRMTHKAEYMELIKAFE